One bacterium DNA window includes the following coding sequences:
- a CDS encoding deiodinase, giving the protein MNRIYRRFQDQVAFYVVYIKEIHPTDGWQVKENEQDAVLFAQHQSMDERIEVGEACMLKLALEPPAVVDEMDDAVARNYAAVPERLYLIGADGNVAYKGGMGPMFFRPDEWEAAIESHLESAKN; this is encoded by the coding sequence ATCAACCGTATCTATCGCCGCTTCCAGGATCAGGTCGCCTTCTACGTGGTCTACATCAAGGAGATCCATCCGACGGATGGCTGGCAGGTGAAGGAGAACGAGCAGGACGCCGTCCTGTTTGCCCAGCACCAGTCGATGGACGAACGCATCGAGGTGGGCGAGGCGTGCATGTTGAAGCTCGCTCTCGAGCCCCCGGCCGTCGTCGATGAAATGGACGACGCCGTGGCACGGAACTACGCAGCGGTGCCGGAGAGGCTCTACTTGATCGGTGCCGATGGAAACGTCGCGTACAAGGGCGGCATGGGGCCGATGTTCTTTCGGCCCGACGAGTGGGAGGCGGCGATCGAGAGCCACCTCGAGAGCGCGAAGAACTGA
- a CDS encoding O-methyltransferase translates to MQFWRFLAPSALGWTLRQGRDFIIDRLRGAPPRPLQARDYVAAHAKQGDPDDVLRTLDRFARDTRFLMNVGPEKGPLLFELIARLPRPARVLELGAFCGYSAIMITNQLGPGSSLVSVEKSPEATEASRDNVAIAGLAEQVEIIEGSSSDRIPTLEGPFHLVFLDHWKDLYLPDLKLLEAHQLLAPGCIVMADNVGPLFGAEPYLSYVRSCGRYDSENRPAKLEYSDLPDAVEISVWKGEAG, encoded by the coding sequence ATGCAGTTCTGGCGTTTCCTCGCCCCGTCGGCCCTTGGTTGGACGCTCCGCCAGGGCCGGGACTTCATCATCGACCGACTGCGTGGTGCTCCACCGAGGCCGCTGCAGGCACGCGACTACGTTGCTGCGCATGCGAAACAGGGAGATCCCGACGACGTCCTTCGCACCCTGGACCGGTTCGCCCGCGACACCCGCTTCCTGATGAACGTGGGCCCCGAGAAGGGTCCGCTGCTCTTCGAACTCATCGCCCGCCTGCCGCGGCCGGCCCGGGTCCTCGAACTCGGTGCCTTCTGCGGTTACTCGGCGATCATGATCACGAACCAGCTCGGTCCGGGCAGTAGTTTGGTCTCCGTCGAGAAGAGCCCGGAAGCTACGGAGGCTTCTCGGGACAACGTGGCCATCGCAGGGCTCGCCGAGCAGGTGGAGATCATCGAGGGCTCGTCGAGTGATCGGATTCCGACCCTCGAGGGTCCCTTCCATCTGGTCTTTCTCGATCACTGGAAGGATCTCTACCTGCCGGATCTGAAGCTCCTCGAGGCCCACCAGTTGCTTGCCCCGGGGTGCATCGTCATGGCCGACAACGTGGGGCCGCTCTTCGGCGCCGAGCCGTATCTCTCCTACGTCCGCAGCTGCGGCCGATACGATTCGGAGAACCGGCCCGCGAAGCTCGAATACTCCGACCTTCCGGACGCGGTCGAGATTTCGGTCTGGAAGGGCGAGGCTGGCTAG
- a CDS encoding DUF1295 domain-containing protein — MPPRPGRAGSFRYVGILYVLAIAAAWLVWAQADLHPHWALLCGFAAATAVTFVAALHADNGSVFDPWWSVLPPFAALWFTGLSDADGLTARQIAVHAVVWFWSVRLTMNWVVGWPGLSHEDWRYVDLKQSWPVPKWVVYLVGVEGGPMLFVWLGCLSLYPALALGDASFGMLDGLALFVGLGAVAIELAADEQLRAFGETKQPGDLMDLGLWRLSRHPNYFGEIAFWVSLWLFAVASAPGVWWVVAGPLAMIGLFLGASIPMLDKRSLARRPGYAEYSRRTPALIPWPHRRDS, encoded by the coding sequence ATGCCTCCCCGTCCCGGCCGAGCCGGCTCCTTTCGCTACGTCGGTATCCTCTACGTCCTTGCGATCGCCGCCGCCTGGCTCGTGTGGGCCCAGGCCGACCTGCATCCGCATTGGGCTCTTCTCTGCGGCTTCGCAGCCGCCACGGCCGTGACCTTCGTCGCGGCGCTCCACGCAGACAACGGCTCCGTCTTCGATCCGTGGTGGAGCGTGCTCCCGCCGTTCGCGGCCTTGTGGTTCACCGGGCTCTCGGATGCCGACGGCTTGACCGCACGGCAGATTGCGGTCCACGCGGTGGTCTGGTTCTGGTCGGTTCGGCTCACGATGAACTGGGTCGTGGGCTGGCCGGGCCTCAGCCATGAGGACTGGCGTTATGTCGACCTGAAGCAGAGCTGGCCCGTGCCGAAATGGGTCGTCTATCTGGTCGGGGTTGAAGGCGGGCCCATGCTCTTCGTCTGGCTCGGTTGCCTGTCGCTCTACCCTGCACTGGCGCTCGGCGACGCCAGTTTCGGCATGCTGGATGGGCTGGCGCTCTTCGTGGGTCTGGGCGCGGTCGCCATCGAACTCGCCGCCGACGAGCAACTGCGAGCCTTCGGCGAAACCAAGCAGCCGGGCGACCTGATGGACCTCGGGCTTTGGCGTCTTTCCCGGCACCCGAACTACTTCGGTGAGATTGCATTCTGGGTGTCGCTCTGGCTCTTCGCCGTCGCGTCGGCGCCCGGCGTCTGGTGGGTAGTCGCCGGCCCCCTGGCGATGATCGGGCTGTTTCTGGGCGCAAGCATTCCGATGCTCGACAAGCGGAGCCTCGCACGACGGCCCGGCTATGCGGAGTATTCGCGCAGAACCCCGGCTTTGATCCCCTGGCCGCACCGCCGGGATTCCTGA
- a CDS encoding cupin domain-containing protein, which produces MRPDFIRHVSKLASGKVRWPGSDEVLAVRTPLSRPLGLTRLGIHHEVLQPGHRSSLPHAEATEEECVYVLEGNPQAWIDGELHPLRPDDIVAFEPGTGIRHTITNPTDQPVRLLVIGERVAVGRKRMTRFLAWLGETHPEIGAPEDRPSEELIALANEFEGGRVRENRGLRESWHVGFIDHLRERRSDFEPD; this is translated from the coding sequence ATGAGACCCGACTTCATTCGGCACGTCAGCAAACTCGCTTCGGGAAAGGTCCGTTGGCCCGGTTCGGATGAAGTACTGGCAGTGCGTACACCGCTTTCGCGGCCGCTCGGGCTCACTCGGCTCGGAATCCACCACGAGGTGCTCCAGCCCGGACACCGCAGCAGCCTTCCGCACGCCGAAGCTACTGAAGAGGAGTGCGTCTACGTGCTGGAGGGAAACCCGCAGGCATGGATCGATGGCGAACTGCATCCGCTTCGCCCCGACGACATCGTCGCCTTCGAACCGGGGACGGGCATCCGGCACACGATCACCAACCCCACCGATCAGCCTGTGCGGCTGCTGGTGATCGGCGAGCGAGTTGCCGTGGGTCGGAAGCGGATGACGCGTTTCCTCGCCTGGCTCGGAGAGACCCATCCGGAGATCGGTGCTCCAGAGGATCGTCCTTCCGAAGAGTTGATCGCCCTCGCCAACGAATTCGAGGGAGGCCGGGTTCGCGAAAACCGGGGTCTCCGGGAGAGCTGGCACGTCGGTTTCATCGACCACCTTCGCGAGCGGCGTTCAGACTTCGAGCCCGACTGA
- a CDS encoding cell wall-active antibiotics response protein yields the protein MIWNARYVNRPTRPRDTAQKTVEPVDLDPRGDADLPATSGDKDSALDEVTYERVSTVLGTVERAGNWEVADRIRARSVLGALKLDFREAELPPDGMIEIHCDVVLGEIELIVPRGAEVEMQEVMAVMGEVKHESGRSGVRPLLRRVLTGEEPGDRGFPGADLLFVVTGRVIMGGLTVKSRSD from the coding sequence GTGATCTGGAATGCTCGCTATGTGAATCGCCCCACCAGGCCTCGAGACACCGCCCAGAAGACCGTCGAGCCTGTAGACCTGGACCCGCGGGGCGACGCAGATCTGCCCGCAACCTCCGGAGACAAGGATTCGGCCCTCGACGAGGTCACCTACGAACGGGTGTCCACCGTACTGGGGACCGTCGAGCGCGCCGGAAATTGGGAAGTCGCGGATCGCATCCGAGCACGCTCAGTCCTGGGCGCCCTGAAGCTGGATTTCCGGGAGGCAGAGCTTCCGCCGGACGGGATGATCGAGATCCACTGCGACGTCGTTCTCGGCGAGATCGAATTGATCGTTCCCCGGGGCGCCGAGGTCGAGATGCAGGAAGTGATGGCCGTGATGGGCGAAGTGAAGCATGAGAGCGGCCGAAGCGGCGTACGACCGCTGCTACGACGCGTTTTGACGGGGGAGGAGCCCGGAGACCGAGGATTTCCGGGCGCCGATCTCCTGTTCGTGGTGACGGGGCGCGTGATCATGGGCGGGCTCACGGTGAAGAGCCGCTCCGACTAA
- a CDS encoding SDR family NAD(P)-dependent oxidoreductase, with translation MNAAGPGVAILTGAASGIGRAIARTLAADGYSLELVDVNGEALGDLVDTLREQGGTAQANVCDVGDRQQVQHVVAEIAARHAGIDLLINNAGITTYDTVSGTTLDDYDRIMRVNFGGTVHCTKALLPTLLSQGRGHIVNLSSVFGLIGAPLQSAYSASKFAIRGFSESLRQELLGTGIDVSCVHPGGVRTGIVASGRVGENRLATTGAAAFDTDFERFSRLTPDQAAQQIVAGIRKRRARILVGIDAHAVSGMSRLFPVFYQRLNQWLGRQR, from the coding sequence ATGAATGCCGCCGGGCCTGGAGTGGCAATCCTGACCGGTGCGGCATCCGGGATTGGCCGCGCGATCGCGCGGACACTGGCGGCGGACGGCTACAGCCTGGAGCTGGTGGACGTCAACGGCGAAGCGCTCGGCGATCTCGTAGACACGCTTCGGGAACAAGGTGGCACCGCGCAGGCAAATGTCTGCGATGTCGGGGACAGGCAACAGGTCCAGCACGTCGTCGCGGAGATCGCCGCGCGCCACGCTGGAATCGATCTGCTGATCAACAACGCGGGAATCACCACCTACGACACGGTTTCAGGCACCACGCTGGACGACTACGACCGCATCATGCGGGTCAACTTCGGCGGCACCGTGCACTGCACCAAAGCCCTGCTTCCAACCCTGCTATCCCAGGGGCGCGGCCACATCGTCAATCTCTCCAGTGTGTTCGGGCTGATCGGAGCACCGCTCCAAAGCGCATACAGTGCCTCGAAATTCGCCATTCGAGGTTTCAGCGAAAGCCTCCGCCAGGAGTTGCTCGGGACGGGGATCGACGTCAGCTGCGTCCACCCGGGTGGCGTGCGTACGGGCATCGTCGCCAGCGGGCGGGTGGGTGAGAACCGGTTGGCAACCACGGGGGCGGCGGCCTTCGATACCGATTTCGAGCGCTTCAGCCGGCTGACGCCGGATCAGGCTGCTCAGCAGATCGTCGCCGGCATCCGAAAGCGCAGGGCACGGATCCTGGTGGGCATCGATGCACACGCTGTAAGCGGAATGAGTCGGCTCTTCCCAGTCTTCTACCAGAGACTCAATCAATGGTTGGGCCGTCAACGATGA